A genome region from Setaria italica strain Yugu1 chromosome III, Setaria_italica_v2.0, whole genome shotgun sequence includes the following:
- the LOC101761202 gene encoding putative disease resistance RPP13-like protein 3 isoform X1, whose translation MRYLSIQAICFCNTCHLCVVLQSFTKLPGSVSIAFSYLVMLTQTLITCSFLLPFFVYHAATWTFDLLWYFWISLHPPNFQQMASALTGVMTEVIGKLMVLLGEEYTKLTGVQREVNFMKDELSSMNALLQRLAEVDHDLDLQTKEWRRQVQEMSYDIEDCIDDFIHRIGHNGMDDSAGLVRRVVQQLKALRARHQIGNQIQELKARVEDASKRRMRYKLDDRAFQSSTTAAIDPRLPSLYAEPDVLVGIERPRDELVKLLMDGEGVSVQQLKVISVVGPGGLGKTTLANEVYRRLENQFQCQAFVSLSQQPDVKKILRNILSQVSQQEYLNMEMWDEENFINAIREFLKNKRYFVVIDDIWSTQAWKTIKCALYVNNCGSRIMTTTRIVSIAKACCSPHHDYVYEIMPLSTDNSKNLFFKRTFGSKDICPPQLEEVSNEILQKCCGSPLAIVTIATLLANKASTKEEWVRVYNSIGSTLENDPDVEEMRRILSLSYDDLPHHLKTCLLYLSIFPEDYEIERDQLVKRWIAEGFINMEGEQDLEEIGEKNFNDLINRSMIQPMKINCDGRVASCRVHDMILDLLISKSVEENFASFICGKNKKISLQGKVRRLSLNYYSQEHAMVPSAAIISHCRSLSIFGYSEQMPPLSKFQVLRVLDIENGEEMEHKYFEHIMRLCHLKYLRLHLRSIPALPEQLGELQHLRTLDLGGTKITKLPKSIVQLKNLTCLRVCDLELPKEIENLRALHELSEIKINRNCSASSLLGLGCLTELRILRLRWSIVNANPESKVIVDNLLSSLRKLGRLNLRSLCIQSYYGYSIDFLLDSWFPTPNLLQKFQMSSNYYFPRIPAWIASLGSLTYLDINVDPVQEETLEILGNLPSLMCLWITSKAADPKERLVVSSSMFICLKEFQFTCWRNRVGLMFEAGAMPRLEKLRVPFNACSGLNFGIEHLSSLKHIIIEIICSGATVHEVKALEEAIRNTADLLPNRPTLLVRTWDEENMVEESMTEEEIHTSR comes from the exons ATGCGCTATTTGAGTATTCAGGCCATTTGCTTTTGTAATACTTGTCACTTGTGTGTTGTGCTTCAAAGTTTTACCAAGTTACCTGGGTCCGTATCCATCGCTTTTTCGTATCTTGTTATGCTCACACAAACACTAATTACATGCTCCTTCCTTTTACCTTTCTTTGTTTATCATGCTGCAACATGGACTTTTGATTTGCTATGGTATTTCTGGATTTCGCTACACCCACCAAACTTCCAACAGATGGCGAGCGCCTTGACGGGGGTGATGACCGAGGTCATCGGCAAGCTCATGGTTCTGCTCGGGGAAGAGTACACCAAGCTGACAGGCGTGCAGAGGGAGGTGAACTTTATGAAGGATGAGCTGAGCAGCATGAATGCCCTTCTTCAGAGGTTGGCAGAGGTGGACCATGACCTTGATCTGCAGACCAAGGAGTGGAGGAGACAAGTGCAGGAGATGTCTTACGACATAGAGGATTGTATCGACGACTTTATACATCGCATTGGCCACAATGGCATGGATGATTCTGCAGGCCTTGTCCGTAGGGTGGTTCAACAGCTTAAGGCGCTGAGGGCTCGCCATCAAATCGGCAACCAAATCCAGGAGCTCAAGGCACGTGTTGAAGATGCTAGCAAGCGCCGCATGAGGTACAAGCTTGATGATCGTGCCTTTCAGTCTAGCACCACAGCTGCCATCGATCCTCGTTTGCCTTCACTGTATGCTGAGCCAGATGTGCTTGTCGGTATTGAACGGCCAAGAGATGAGCTTGTCAAGTTGCTAATGGACGGGGAGGGGGTGTCAGTACAGCAGCTCAAGGTGATATCTGTTGTGGGTCCTGGGGGTCTTGGTAAAACCACGCTTGCAAATGAAGTGTACCGTAGACTGGAAAACCAGTTTCAGTGTCAAGCTTTTGTTTCTCTGTCACAGCAGCCTGATGTAAAGAAGATCTTAAGAAACATACTCTCTCAAGTCAGCCAGCAGGAGTATTTAAACATGGAAATGTGGGACGAGGAAAACTTCATCAACGCAATCCGAGAATTTCTAAAGAACAAGAG GTACTTCGTTGTTATTGATGATATATGGAGTACTCAAGCATGGAAGACCATCAAATGTGCTTTGTATGTGAACAATTGTGGAAGCAGAATTATGACAACAACACGTATTGTTTCTATAGCCAAGGCTTGTTGCTCTCCTCACCACGATTATGTCTATGAAATAATGCCTCTCAGTACAGATAACTCTAAGAATCTATTCTTCAAGCGAACCTTTGGCTCCAAAGATATATGCCCTCCTCAATTGGAAGAAGTTTCCAATGAAATCTTGCAAAAATGCTGTGGTTCACCACTGGCCATTGTTACAATAGCTACTTTATTGGCTAACAAGGCCAGTACGAAAGAAGAATGGGTTAGGGTGTATAATTCAATTGGTTCAACACTGGAAAATGATCCTGATGTGGAAGAAATGAGAAGGATATTATCACTTAGCTATGATGATCTACCCCACCATTTGAAGACGTGCTTACTCTATTTAAGTATATTTCCGGAAGATTATGAGATTGAAAGGGATCAACTTGTAAAAAGATGGATCGCTGAAGGATTCATTAATATGGAGGGTGAACAAGATTTGGAGGAAATAGGAGAGAAAAATTTTAACGATCTTATCAACAGAAGCATGATTCAACCAATGAAAATCAATTGTGATGGTCGAGTGGCTTCATGCCGAGTCCATGATATGATTCTTGATCTCCTTATATCTAAGTCTGTTGAAGAAAACTTTGCCAGTTTCATCtgtggaaaaaataaaaaaatatcgtTACAGGGTAAGGTTCGCAGGCTATCTCTCAACTATTATTCGCAAGAGCATGCCATGGTTCCATCAGCAGCGATCATTTCTCATTGTCGATCACTCAGTATCTTTGGATATTCTGAACAGATGCCTCCTCTTTCGAAGTTTCAAGTTCTTCGAGTACTCGATATAGAAAATGGTGAGGAGATGGAACACAAATATTTTGAACATATAATGAGGCTTTGTCACTTGAAGTACCTGAGACTCCATCTAAGAAGCATTCCTGCACTCCCAGAACAACTTGGAGAGCTGCAGCACTTGAGGACACTGGATCTAGGAGGGACAAAAATTACAAAATTGCCAAAAAGCATTGTTCAGTTGAAAAATCTAACATGTTTGCGTGTTTGCGATCTGGAATTACCTAAAGAAATCGAGAATTTGCGTGCTCTCCATGAGCTTTCAGAGATCAAAATCAACCGAAACTGCTCGGCGTCCTCTTTGCTGGGGCTGGGCTGTCTGACTGAACTGAGGATTCTTCGACTTCGCTGGTCCATTGTCAATGCGAATCCTGAAAGCAAAGTTATTGTCGATAACTTGCTATCATCACTCCGCAAACTTGGCAGACTCAACCTTCGGTCTCTATGCATCCAGAGTTATTATGGTTATTCCATAGATTTCTTGTTGGATTCTTGGTTCCCTACCCCTAATCTCCTCCAGAAGTTTCAGATGAGCTCTAACTACTACTTCCCTAGAATTCCAGCTTGGATAGCATCACTTGGCAGCCTTACCTACCTAGACATCAATGTTGATCCAGTACAGGAGGAGACACTGGAGATCCTTGGAAACTTACCTTCGTTGATGTGCCTCTGGATAACATCAAAGGCAGCAGACCCCAAAGAAAGGCTTGTTGTGAGCAGTAGCATGTTCATATGTCTGAAGGAGTTCCAATTCACCTGCTGGAGGAACAGGGTTGGGCTGATGTTTGAAGCGGGAGCCATGCCAAGACTCGAGAAGCTGCGAGTTCCATTCAATGCATGCAGCGGTCTCAATTTTGGCATAGAGCACCTCTCTTCCCTCAAGCATATTATTATCGAGATCATTTGCAGCGGCGCGACGGTTCATGAAGTGAAGGCATTGGAGGAAGCTATCAGGAACACAGCTGATCTCCTTCCAAACAGACCCACCCTTTTAGTCCGAACATGGGATGAAGAAAATATGGTGGAGGAAAGCATGACTGAAGAGGAGATCCACACAAGCAGATGA
- the LOC101761202 gene encoding putative disease resistance RPP13-like protein 3 isoform X2, with translation MASALTGVMTEVIGKLMVLLGEEYTKLTGVQREVNFMKDELSSMNALLQRLAEVDHDLDLQTKEWRRQVQEMSYDIEDCIDDFIHRIGHNGMDDSAGLVRRVVQQLKALRARHQIGNQIQELKARVEDASKRRMRYKLDDRAFQSSTTAAIDPRLPSLYAEPDVLVGIERPRDELVKLLMDGEGVSVQQLKVISVVGPGGLGKTTLANEVYRRLENQFQCQAFVSLSQQPDVKKILRNILSQVSQQEYLNMEMWDEENFINAIREFLKNKRYFVVIDDIWSTQAWKTIKCALYVNNCGSRIMTTTRIVSIAKACCSPHHDYVYEIMPLSTDNSKNLFFKRTFGSKDICPPQLEEVSNEILQKCCGSPLAIVTIATLLANKASTKEEWVRVYNSIGSTLENDPDVEEMRRILSLSYDDLPHHLKTCLLYLSIFPEDYEIERDQLVKRWIAEGFINMEGEQDLEEIGEKNFNDLINRSMIQPMKINCDGRVASCRVHDMILDLLISKSVEENFASFICGKNKKISLQGKVRRLSLNYYSQEHAMVPSAAIISHCRSLSIFGYSEQMPPLSKFQVLRVLDIENGEEMEHKYFEHIMRLCHLKYLRLHLRSIPALPEQLGELQHLRTLDLGGTKITKLPKSIVQLKNLTCLRVCDLELPKEIENLRALHELSEIKINRNCSASSLLGLGCLTELRILRLRWSIVNANPESKVIVDNLLSSLRKLGRLNLRSLCIQSYYGYSIDFLLDSWFPTPNLLQKFQMSSNYYFPRIPAWIASLGSLTYLDINVDPVQEETLEILGNLPSLMCLWITSKAADPKERLVVSSSMFICLKEFQFTCWRNRVGLMFEAGAMPRLEKLRVPFNACSGLNFGIEHLSSLKHIIIEIICSGATVHEVKALEEAIRNTADLLPNRPTLLVRTWDEENMVEESMTEEEIHTSR, from the exons ATGGCGAGCGCCTTGACGGGGGTGATGACCGAGGTCATCGGCAAGCTCATGGTTCTGCTCGGGGAAGAGTACACCAAGCTGACAGGCGTGCAGAGGGAGGTGAACTTTATGAAGGATGAGCTGAGCAGCATGAATGCCCTTCTTCAGAGGTTGGCAGAGGTGGACCATGACCTTGATCTGCAGACCAAGGAGTGGAGGAGACAAGTGCAGGAGATGTCTTACGACATAGAGGATTGTATCGACGACTTTATACATCGCATTGGCCACAATGGCATGGATGATTCTGCAGGCCTTGTCCGTAGGGTGGTTCAACAGCTTAAGGCGCTGAGGGCTCGCCATCAAATCGGCAACCAAATCCAGGAGCTCAAGGCACGTGTTGAAGATGCTAGCAAGCGCCGCATGAGGTACAAGCTTGATGATCGTGCCTTTCAGTCTAGCACCACAGCTGCCATCGATCCTCGTTTGCCTTCACTGTATGCTGAGCCAGATGTGCTTGTCGGTATTGAACGGCCAAGAGATGAGCTTGTCAAGTTGCTAATGGACGGGGAGGGGGTGTCAGTACAGCAGCTCAAGGTGATATCTGTTGTGGGTCCTGGGGGTCTTGGTAAAACCACGCTTGCAAATGAAGTGTACCGTAGACTGGAAAACCAGTTTCAGTGTCAAGCTTTTGTTTCTCTGTCACAGCAGCCTGATGTAAAGAAGATCTTAAGAAACATACTCTCTCAAGTCAGCCAGCAGGAGTATTTAAACATGGAAATGTGGGACGAGGAAAACTTCATCAACGCAATCCGAGAATTTCTAAAGAACAAGAG GTACTTCGTTGTTATTGATGATATATGGAGTACTCAAGCATGGAAGACCATCAAATGTGCTTTGTATGTGAACAATTGTGGAAGCAGAATTATGACAACAACACGTATTGTTTCTATAGCCAAGGCTTGTTGCTCTCCTCACCACGATTATGTCTATGAAATAATGCCTCTCAGTACAGATAACTCTAAGAATCTATTCTTCAAGCGAACCTTTGGCTCCAAAGATATATGCCCTCCTCAATTGGAAGAAGTTTCCAATGAAATCTTGCAAAAATGCTGTGGTTCACCACTGGCCATTGTTACAATAGCTACTTTATTGGCTAACAAGGCCAGTACGAAAGAAGAATGGGTTAGGGTGTATAATTCAATTGGTTCAACACTGGAAAATGATCCTGATGTGGAAGAAATGAGAAGGATATTATCACTTAGCTATGATGATCTACCCCACCATTTGAAGACGTGCTTACTCTATTTAAGTATATTTCCGGAAGATTATGAGATTGAAAGGGATCAACTTGTAAAAAGATGGATCGCTGAAGGATTCATTAATATGGAGGGTGAACAAGATTTGGAGGAAATAGGAGAGAAAAATTTTAACGATCTTATCAACAGAAGCATGATTCAACCAATGAAAATCAATTGTGATGGTCGAGTGGCTTCATGCCGAGTCCATGATATGATTCTTGATCTCCTTATATCTAAGTCTGTTGAAGAAAACTTTGCCAGTTTCATCtgtggaaaaaataaaaaaatatcgtTACAGGGTAAGGTTCGCAGGCTATCTCTCAACTATTATTCGCAAGAGCATGCCATGGTTCCATCAGCAGCGATCATTTCTCATTGTCGATCACTCAGTATCTTTGGATATTCTGAACAGATGCCTCCTCTTTCGAAGTTTCAAGTTCTTCGAGTACTCGATATAGAAAATGGTGAGGAGATGGAACACAAATATTTTGAACATATAATGAGGCTTTGTCACTTGAAGTACCTGAGACTCCATCTAAGAAGCATTCCTGCACTCCCAGAACAACTTGGAGAGCTGCAGCACTTGAGGACACTGGATCTAGGAGGGACAAAAATTACAAAATTGCCAAAAAGCATTGTTCAGTTGAAAAATCTAACATGTTTGCGTGTTTGCGATCTGGAATTACCTAAAGAAATCGAGAATTTGCGTGCTCTCCATGAGCTTTCAGAGATCAAAATCAACCGAAACTGCTCGGCGTCCTCTTTGCTGGGGCTGGGCTGTCTGACTGAACTGAGGATTCTTCGACTTCGCTGGTCCATTGTCAATGCGAATCCTGAAAGCAAAGTTATTGTCGATAACTTGCTATCATCACTCCGCAAACTTGGCAGACTCAACCTTCGGTCTCTATGCATCCAGAGTTATTATGGTTATTCCATAGATTTCTTGTTGGATTCTTGGTTCCCTACCCCTAATCTCCTCCAGAAGTTTCAGATGAGCTCTAACTACTACTTCCCTAGAATTCCAGCTTGGATAGCATCACTTGGCAGCCTTACCTACCTAGACATCAATGTTGATCCAGTACAGGAGGAGACACTGGAGATCCTTGGAAACTTACCTTCGTTGATGTGCCTCTGGATAACATCAAAGGCAGCAGACCCCAAAGAAAGGCTTGTTGTGAGCAGTAGCATGTTCATATGTCTGAAGGAGTTCCAATTCACCTGCTGGAGGAACAGGGTTGGGCTGATGTTTGAAGCGGGAGCCATGCCAAGACTCGAGAAGCTGCGAGTTCCATTCAATGCATGCAGCGGTCTCAATTTTGGCATAGAGCACCTCTCTTCCCTCAAGCATATTATTATCGAGATCATTTGCAGCGGCGCGACGGTTCATGAAGTGAAGGCATTGGAGGAAGCTATCAGGAACACAGCTGATCTCCTTCCAAACAGACCCACCCTTTTAGTCCGAACATGGGATGAAGAAAATATGGTGGAGGAAAGCATGACTGAAGAGGAGATCCACACAAGCAGATGA